In Gossypium raimondii isolate GPD5lz chromosome 12, ASM2569854v1, whole genome shotgun sequence, a single window of DNA contains:
- the LOC105763399 gene encoding pentatricopeptide repeat-containing protein ELI1, chloroplastic, which translates to MSSALLFTSPPPPTPSINRSTLSFAAVTNFPPSPDKLGLLLDKSSSIRHLLQIHAALLRHGLHQHPILNFKLQRSYSSRGRLDYSLALFNRTLNPNIFFYTSIINAHALHGLSQEALFIYTQMLFEGVQPNEFTFSSILKSCSLEHGKMLHSQVIKLGFDSDLYVKTGLVDVYARGGDVGSARLVFERMPEKSLVSLTTMLTCYAKHGELKEARLLFDGMVKKDVVCWNVMIDGYTQHGMPKEALVLFRRMLAAKARPNEITILTVLSACGQLGALESGRWLHSYMQNNDIQVSVRVATALIDMYSKCGSLEDARLVFDRIYYKDVVAWNSMIIGYALHGFSQDALELFHEMCRIGLRPTDITFIGVLGACGHAGLVKEGWSFFNAMREEYEIEPKIEHYGCMVNLLGRAGQLEEAYELVKNMKVEPDPILWGALLGACRLHGNLELGEKIAEYLVSHNLANSGTYILLSNMYAAKGDWEEVARIRTLMKDSGVQKEPGCSSIEVHNRVHEFLAGNLKHPKTKEIYEMLEAMNGWLKAHGYTPQTEIVLHDIGDEQKEQSLEVHSEKLALAYGLISTQPGTPIKIVKNLRVCSDCHAVTKLISKITGRKIVMRDRNRFHHFVNGSCSCGDYW; encoded by the coding sequence ATGTCCTCAGCCCTGCTTTTCACTTCTCCTCCACCGCCAACACCCTCCATAAACCGTAGCACTCTCTCATTCGCCGCCGTCACCAACTTTCCACCATCACCAGACAAGCTAGGTCTTCTTTTAGATAAATCCAGCTCCATCCGTCACTTGCTCCAAATCCACGCAGCTCTTCTCCGCCACGGCCTTCATCAACACCCCATCCTAAATTTCAAGCTTCAACGCTCTTACTCTTCTCGAGGCCGTCTTGACTATTCACTCGCTCTCTTCAATCGAACTCTCAACCCCAACATCTTTTTCTACACTTCTATCATTAACGCCCACGCCCTCCATGGTCTCTCCCAAGAAGCTTTATTTATCTATACGCAAATGTTATTTGAAGGTGTGCAGCCTAATGAGTTCACTTTCTCTTCCATATTGAAATCTTGTTCTCTTGAACATGGAAAAATGCTTCATTCTCAAGTTATCAAACTTGGGTTTGATTCAGATTTGTATGTAAAGACAGGTCTAGTCGATGTTTACGCGAGAGGGGGTGACGTTGGGTCCGCCCGTCTCGTGTTCGAGAGAATGCCAGAGAAGAGTTTAGTTTCTTTGACCACGATGCTAACTTGTTACGCGAAACACGGGGAGCTTAAGGAGGCAAGGTTGCTGTTTGATGGAATGGTGAAGAAGGATGTGGTATGTTGGAATGTGATGATCGATGGGTATACTCAACATGGAATGCCCAAGGAAGCTTTGGTGCTTTTCAGGCGAATGTTGGCAGCGAAAGCTAGGCCTAATGAAATCACTATACTAACTGTTTTATCAGCTTGTGGTCAGCTTGGAGCTTTAGAGTCAGGCAGATGGCTTCATTCCTATATGcaaaataatgatattcaagTGAGTGTTCGTGTTGCtactgctttgattgatatGTATAGCAAATGTGGGAGCCTGGAGGATGCAAGATTAGTGTTCGATAGGATTTATTATAAGGATGTTGTTGCATGGAATTCGATGATTATAGGGTATGCCTTGCACGGTTTCAGCCAAGATGCATTGGAGTTGTTTCATGAAATGTGCAGGATTGGTTTGCGCCCTACTGATATTACTTTCATTGGTGTTTTGGGTGCATGTGGTCACGCTGGTTTGGTCAAAGAGGGATGGAGTTTTTTCAATGCAATGAGAGAGGAGTATGAGATCGAACCCAAGATCGAACATTATGGATGTATGGTAAACCTTCTTGGTCGTgctggtcaattagaagaggcATATGAGCTTGTGAAGAACATGAAGGTAGAGCCCGATCCCATCTTGTGGGGAGCTTTGCTTGGGGCATGTAGGTTACATGGTAATCTTGAATTAGGAGAGAAAATAGCAGAGTATCTTGTCAGCCACAATCTTGCTAATTCAGGGACTTATATTCTTCTTTCCAACATGTATGCTGCAAAAGGCGATTGGGAAGAGGTGGCGAGGATAAGGACCTTGATGAAAGACAGTGGGGTGCAGAAGGAGCCTGGTTGTAGCTCAATTGAAGTGCACAATAGGGTTCATGAGTTCCTTGCTGGGAATTTGAAACATCCAAAAACCAAAGAAATATATGAGATGTTAGAGGCAATGAATGGTTGGCTCAAAGCTCATGGTTACACCCCACAAACAGAGATTGTACTACATGACATAGGGGATGAACAAAAAGAGCAGTCACTTGAAGTTCACAGTGAGAAGCTGGCGCTTGCATATGGTCTAATCAGCACTCAACCGGGGACCCCTATCAAGATCGTAAAAAACCTCCGGGTGTGTTCAGATTGCCATGCCGTGACCAAGTTGATTTCTAAGATCACCGGCCGTAAAATTGTAATGAGGGATCGGAATAGGTTCCACCATTTTGTGAATGGTTCATGTTCTTGCGGGGACTACTGGTGA